From the Panthera leo isolate Ple1 chromosome C1, P.leo_Ple1_pat1.1, whole genome shotgun sequence genome, one window contains:
- the MTHFR gene encoding methylenetetrahydrofolate reductase isoform X3 has translation MVNEPRGDGGPTSRSEGSSSGSESSKDSSRCSTPGLDPERHDRLREKMRRRMESGDKWFSLEFFPPRTAQGAVNLISRFDRMGAGGPLFIDVTWHPAGDPGSDKETSSMVIASTAVNYCGLETILHMTCCCQSREQITGYLHKAKRLGLKNILALRGDPVGDQWEEEEGGFSYAADLVRHIRSEFGDYFDVCVAGYPKGHPDAGSFEADLKYLKEKVSAGADFIITQLFFEADTFFHFVKACSEIGITCPILPGIFPIQGYHSLRQLVKLSKLEVPQQIKDVIEPIKDNDAAIRNYGIEQAVSLCQELLTSGLVPGLHFYTLNREMATTEVLKRLGMWIEDPRRPLPWAVSAHPKRREEDVRPIFWASRPKSYIYRTQEWDEFPNGRWGNSSSPAFGELKDYYLFYLTSKSPREELLKMWGEELTGEESVFEVFACYLSGEPNQNGYKVTCLPWNDEPLAAETSLMKEELLRVNRQGILTINSQPNINGKPSSDPIVGWGPSGGYVFQKAYLEFFTSRETVGALLQVLKKYELRVNYHIVDVKGENITNAPELQPNAVTWGIFPGREIIQPTVVDPVSFMFWKDEAFALWIEQWGKLYEEESPSRMIIQYIHDNYFLVNLVDNEFPLDNCLWQVVEDTFELLNRPGPEQETETL, from the exons ATGGTGAACGAACCCAGAGGGGATGGTGGCCCCACATCCCGCTCGGAGGGCAGCAGCAGTGGCAGCGAGAGCTCCAAGGATAGTTCGAGATGTTCCACGCCGGGGCTGGACCCCGAGCGCCACGACAGACTCAGGGAGAAGATGAGGCGGAGGATGGAATCTGGTGACAAGTGGTTCTCCCTAGAATTCTTCCCTCCTCGGACCGCTCAGGGGGCCGTCAATCTCATCTCGAG GTTTGATCGGATGGGGGCAGGTGGCCCCCTCTTCATAGATGTGACCTGGCACCCGGCAGGGGATCCCGGCTCAGACAAGGAGACCTCCTCCATGGTGATCGCCAGCACCGCCGTGAACTACTGTGGCCTGGAGACCATCCTGCACATGACCTGCTGCTGTCAGAGCCGGGAACAGATCACAGGCTATCTGCACAAGGCCAAGCGGCTGGGCCTGAAGAACATCTTGGCGTTGAGGGGAG ACCCCGTGGGTGACcagtgggaagaggaggaaggaggcttCAGCTATGCTGCAGACTTGGTGAGGCACATCCGAAGCGAGTTTGGAGACTACTTTGACGTCTGTGTGGCAG GTTACCCCAAAGGCCACCCCGACGCAGGGAGCTTTGAGGCCGACCTGAAGTACTTGAAGGAGAAGGTATCCGCAGGAGCCGACTTCATCATCACCCAGCTTTTCTTTGAGGCTGACACATTCTTCCACTTTGTTAAGGCTTGCAGCGAGATAGGCATTACCTGCCCCATCCTCCCCGGAATCTTTCCTATCCAG GGCTACCACTCCCTTCGGCAGCTTGTGAAACTGTCCAAGCTGGAGGTACCGCAGCAGATCAAGGACGTGATCGAGCCAATCAAAGACAATGACGCTGCCATCCGCAACTATGGCATCGAGCAGGCTGTGAGCCTGTGCCAGGAGCTTCTGACCAGTGGCTTGGTGCCAGGCCTTCACTTCTACACCCTCAACCGCGAGATGGCCACCACAGAGGTGCTGAAGCGCCTGGGCATGTGGATTGAGGACCCCAG GCGTCCCCTGCCCTGGGCCGTCAGTGCCCACCCCAAGCGCCGGGAGGAGGACGTGCGTCCCATCTTCTGGGCCTCCAGACCAAAGAGTTACATCTACCGCACCCAGGAGTGGGACGAGTTCCCCAACGGCCGCTG GGGCAATTCCTCCTCTCCAGCCTTCGGGGAGCTGAAGGACTACTATCTCTTCTACCTGACGAGCAAGTCCCCGAGGGAGGAGCTGCTGAAGATGTGGGGGGAGGAGCTGACCGGGGAAGAAAGCGTCTTTGAAGTCTTTGCCTGCTACCTCTCGGGAGAGCCCAACCAGAATGGCTATAAG GTGACTTGCCTGCCCTGGAATGACGAGCCCTTGGCGGCCGAGACCAGCCTGATGAAGGAGGAGCTGCTTCGAGTGAACCGGCAGGGCATCCTCACCATCAACTCCCAGCCCAACATCAACGGGAAGCCATCCTCCGACCCCATTGTGGGCTGGGGCCCCAGTGGGGGCTATGTCTTCCAGAAG GCCTACTTGGAGTTCTTTACTTCCCGTGAGACGGTGGGGGCGCTTCTGCAGGTGCTGAAGAAGTACGAGCTCCGGGTTAATTACCACATCGTGGACGTGAAG ggTGAAAACATCACCAATGCCCCCGAGCTGCAGCCCAATGCAGTCACTTGGGGCATCTTCCCTGGGCGAGAAATCATCCAGCCTACAGTGGTGGATCCTGTCAGCTTCATGTTCTGGAAG GATGAAGCCTTTGCCCTGTGGATCGAGCAGTGGGGCAAGCTGTACGAGGAGGAGTCTCCGTCCCGCATGATCATCCAGTACATCCACGACAACTACTTCCTGGTCAACCTGGTAGATAACGAGTTTCCGCTGGACAACTGCCTGTGGCAAGTGGTAGAAGACACGTTTGAGCTGCTCAACAGACCCGGgccagagcaggagacagagacccTGTGA
- the MTHFR gene encoding methylenetetrahydrofolate reductase isoform X4, producing the protein MDHPTPKVLLARPRCPSLRMWALEANSGRFSVPPSISISHLTLPLRVLAACPLTLLPSTPCSRNPAMVNEPRGDGGPTSRSEGSSSGSESSKDSSRCSTPGLDPERHDRLREKMRRRMESGDKWFSLEFFPPRTAQGAVNLISRFDRMGAGGPLFIDVTWHPAGDPGSDKETSSMVIASTAVNYCGLETILHMTCCCQSREQITGYLHKAKRLGLKNILALRGDPVGDQWEEEEGGFSYAADLVRHIRSEFGDYFDVCVAGVPCPGPSVPTPSAGRRTCVPSSGPPDQRVTSTAPRSGTSSPTAAAFGELKDYYLFYLTSKSPREELLKMWGEELTGEESVFEVFACYLSGEPNQNGYKVTCLPWNDEPLAAETSLMKEELLRVNRQGILTINSQPNINGKPSSDPIVGWGPSGGYVFQKAYLEFFTSRETVGALLQVLKKYELRVNYHIVDVKGENITNAPELQPNAVTWGIFPGREIIQPTVVDPVSFMFWKDEAFALWIEQWGKLYEEESPSRMIIQYIHDNYFLVNLVDNEFPLDNCLWQVVEDTFELLNRPGPEQETETL; encoded by the exons ATGGACCATCCAACACCCAAGGTCCTCCTAGCCAGGCCCCGCTGCCCCTCCCTACGAATGTGGGCTTTGGAGGCCAACAGCGGGAGGTTCTCAGTGCCACCCTCCATCAG CATCTCTCACTTGACCCTGCCACTCCGGGTCCTGGCTGCCTGCCCTCTGACGCTCCTGCCCTCCACCCCGTGCAGCAGGAACCCGGCCATGGTGAACGAACCCAGAGGGGATGGTGGCCCCACATCCCGCTCGGAGGGCAGCAGCAGTGGCAGCGAGAGCTCCAAGGATAGTTCGAGATGTTCCACGCCGGGGCTGGACCCCGAGCGCCACGACAGACTCAGGGAGAAGATGAGGCGGAGGATGGAATCTGGTGACAAGTGGTTCTCCCTAGAATTCTTCCCTCCTCGGACCGCTCAGGGGGCCGTCAATCTCATCTCGAG GTTTGATCGGATGGGGGCAGGTGGCCCCCTCTTCATAGATGTGACCTGGCACCCGGCAGGGGATCCCGGCTCAGACAAGGAGACCTCCTCCATGGTGATCGCCAGCACCGCCGTGAACTACTGTGGCCTGGAGACCATCCTGCACATGACCTGCTGCTGTCAGAGCCGGGAACAGATCACAGGCTATCTGCACAAGGCCAAGCGGCTGGGCCTGAAGAACATCTTGGCGTTGAGGGGAG ACCCCGTGGGTGACcagtgggaagaggaggaaggaggcttCAGCTATGCTGCAGACTTGGTGAGGCACATCCGAAGCGAGTTTGGAGACTACTTTGACGTCTGTGTGGCAG GCGTCCCCTGCCCTGGGCCGTCAGTGCCCACCCCAAGCGCCGGGAGGAGGACGTGCGTCCCATCTTCTGGGCCTCCAGACCAAAGAGTTACATCTACCGCACCCAGGAGTGGGACGAGTTCCCCAACGGCCGCTG CCTTCGGGGAGCTGAAGGACTACTATCTCTTCTACCTGACGAGCAAGTCCCCGAGGGAGGAGCTGCTGAAGATGTGGGGGGAGGAGCTGACCGGGGAAGAAAGCGTCTTTGAAGTCTTTGCCTGCTACCTCTCGGGAGAGCCCAACCAGAATGGCTATAAG GTGACTTGCCTGCCCTGGAATGACGAGCCCTTGGCGGCCGAGACCAGCCTGATGAAGGAGGAGCTGCTTCGAGTGAACCGGCAGGGCATCCTCACCATCAACTCCCAGCCCAACATCAACGGGAAGCCATCCTCCGACCCCATTGTGGGCTGGGGCCCCAGTGGGGGCTATGTCTTCCAGAAG GCCTACTTGGAGTTCTTTACTTCCCGTGAGACGGTGGGGGCGCTTCTGCAGGTGCTGAAGAAGTACGAGCTCCGGGTTAATTACCACATCGTGGACGTGAAG ggTGAAAACATCACCAATGCCCCCGAGCTGCAGCCCAATGCAGTCACTTGGGGCATCTTCCCTGGGCGAGAAATCATCCAGCCTACAGTGGTGGATCCTGTCAGCTTCATGTTCTGGAAG GATGAAGCCTTTGCCCTGTGGATCGAGCAGTGGGGCAAGCTGTACGAGGAGGAGTCTCCGTCCCGCATGATCATCCAGTACATCCACGACAACTACTTCCTGGTCAACCTGGTAGATAACGAGTTTCCGCTGGACAACTGCCTGTGGCAAGTGGTAGAAGACACGTTTGAGCTGCTCAACAGACCCGGgccagagcaggagacagagacccTGTGA
- the MTHFR gene encoding methylenetetrahydrofolate reductase isoform X2 has protein sequence MDHPTPKVLLARPRCPSLRMWALEANSGRFSVPPSISRNPAMVNEPRGDGGPTSRSEGSSSGSESSKDSSRCSTPGLDPERHDRLREKMRRRMESGDKWFSLEFFPPRTAQGAVNLISRFDRMGAGGPLFIDVTWHPAGDPGSDKETSSMVIASTAVNYCGLETILHMTCCCQSREQITGYLHKAKRLGLKNILALRGDPVGDQWEEEEGGFSYAADLVRHIRSEFGDYFDVCVAGYPKGHPDAGSFEADLKYLKEKVSAGADFIITQLFFEADTFFHFVKACSEIGITCPILPGIFPIQGYHSLRQLVKLSKLEVPQQIKDVIEPIKDNDAAIRNYGIEQAVSLCQELLTSGLVPGLHFYTLNREMATTEVLKRLGMWIEDPRRPLPWAVSAHPKRREEDVRPIFWASRPKSYIYRTQEWDEFPNGRWGNSSSPAFGELKDYYLFYLTSKSPREELLKMWGEELTGEESVFEVFACYLSGEPNQNGYKVTCLPWNDEPLAAETSLMKEELLRVNRQGILTINSQPNINGKPSSDPIVGWGPSGGYVFQKAYLEFFTSRETVGALLQVLKKYELRVNYHIVDVKGENITNAPELQPNAVTWGIFPGREIIQPTVVDPVSFMFWKDEAFALWIEQWGKLYEEESPSRMIIQYIHDNYFLVNLVDNEFPLDNCLWQVVEDTFELLNRPGPEQETETL, from the exons ATGGACCATCCAACACCCAAGGTCCTCCTAGCCAGGCCCCGCTGCCCCTCCCTACGAATGTGGGCTTTGGAGGCCAACAGCGGGAGGTTCTCAGTGCCACCCTCCATCAG CAGGAACCCGGCCATGGTGAACGAACCCAGAGGGGATGGTGGCCCCACATCCCGCTCGGAGGGCAGCAGCAGTGGCAGCGAGAGCTCCAAGGATAGTTCGAGATGTTCCACGCCGGGGCTGGACCCCGAGCGCCACGACAGACTCAGGGAGAAGATGAGGCGGAGGATGGAATCTGGTGACAAGTGGTTCTCCCTAGAATTCTTCCCTCCTCGGACCGCTCAGGGGGCCGTCAATCTCATCTCGAG GTTTGATCGGATGGGGGCAGGTGGCCCCCTCTTCATAGATGTGACCTGGCACCCGGCAGGGGATCCCGGCTCAGACAAGGAGACCTCCTCCATGGTGATCGCCAGCACCGCCGTGAACTACTGTGGCCTGGAGACCATCCTGCACATGACCTGCTGCTGTCAGAGCCGGGAACAGATCACAGGCTATCTGCACAAGGCCAAGCGGCTGGGCCTGAAGAACATCTTGGCGTTGAGGGGAG ACCCCGTGGGTGACcagtgggaagaggaggaaggaggcttCAGCTATGCTGCAGACTTGGTGAGGCACATCCGAAGCGAGTTTGGAGACTACTTTGACGTCTGTGTGGCAG GTTACCCCAAAGGCCACCCCGACGCAGGGAGCTTTGAGGCCGACCTGAAGTACTTGAAGGAGAAGGTATCCGCAGGAGCCGACTTCATCATCACCCAGCTTTTCTTTGAGGCTGACACATTCTTCCACTTTGTTAAGGCTTGCAGCGAGATAGGCATTACCTGCCCCATCCTCCCCGGAATCTTTCCTATCCAG GGCTACCACTCCCTTCGGCAGCTTGTGAAACTGTCCAAGCTGGAGGTACCGCAGCAGATCAAGGACGTGATCGAGCCAATCAAAGACAATGACGCTGCCATCCGCAACTATGGCATCGAGCAGGCTGTGAGCCTGTGCCAGGAGCTTCTGACCAGTGGCTTGGTGCCAGGCCTTCACTTCTACACCCTCAACCGCGAGATGGCCACCACAGAGGTGCTGAAGCGCCTGGGCATGTGGATTGAGGACCCCAG GCGTCCCCTGCCCTGGGCCGTCAGTGCCCACCCCAAGCGCCGGGAGGAGGACGTGCGTCCCATCTTCTGGGCCTCCAGACCAAAGAGTTACATCTACCGCACCCAGGAGTGGGACGAGTTCCCCAACGGCCGCTG GGGCAATTCCTCCTCTCCAGCCTTCGGGGAGCTGAAGGACTACTATCTCTTCTACCTGACGAGCAAGTCCCCGAGGGAGGAGCTGCTGAAGATGTGGGGGGAGGAGCTGACCGGGGAAGAAAGCGTCTTTGAAGTCTTTGCCTGCTACCTCTCGGGAGAGCCCAACCAGAATGGCTATAAG GTGACTTGCCTGCCCTGGAATGACGAGCCCTTGGCGGCCGAGACCAGCCTGATGAAGGAGGAGCTGCTTCGAGTGAACCGGCAGGGCATCCTCACCATCAACTCCCAGCCCAACATCAACGGGAAGCCATCCTCCGACCCCATTGTGGGCTGGGGCCCCAGTGGGGGCTATGTCTTCCAGAAG GCCTACTTGGAGTTCTTTACTTCCCGTGAGACGGTGGGGGCGCTTCTGCAGGTGCTGAAGAAGTACGAGCTCCGGGTTAATTACCACATCGTGGACGTGAAG ggTGAAAACATCACCAATGCCCCCGAGCTGCAGCCCAATGCAGTCACTTGGGGCATCTTCCCTGGGCGAGAAATCATCCAGCCTACAGTGGTGGATCCTGTCAGCTTCATGTTCTGGAAG GATGAAGCCTTTGCCCTGTGGATCGAGCAGTGGGGCAAGCTGTACGAGGAGGAGTCTCCGTCCCGCATGATCATCCAGTACATCCACGACAACTACTTCCTGGTCAACCTGGTAGATAACGAGTTTCCGCTGGACAACTGCCTGTGGCAAGTGGTAGAAGACACGTTTGAGCTGCTCAACAGACCCGGgccagagcaggagacagagacccTGTGA
- the MTHFR gene encoding methylenetetrahydrofolate reductase isoform X1: protein MDHPTPKVLLARPRCPSLRMWALEANSGRFSVPPSISISHLTLPLRVLAACPLTLLPSTPCSRNPAMVNEPRGDGGPTSRSEGSSSGSESSKDSSRCSTPGLDPERHDRLREKMRRRMESGDKWFSLEFFPPRTAQGAVNLISRFDRMGAGGPLFIDVTWHPAGDPGSDKETSSMVIASTAVNYCGLETILHMTCCCQSREQITGYLHKAKRLGLKNILALRGDPVGDQWEEEEGGFSYAADLVRHIRSEFGDYFDVCVAGYPKGHPDAGSFEADLKYLKEKVSAGADFIITQLFFEADTFFHFVKACSEIGITCPILPGIFPIQGYHSLRQLVKLSKLEVPQQIKDVIEPIKDNDAAIRNYGIEQAVSLCQELLTSGLVPGLHFYTLNREMATTEVLKRLGMWIEDPRRPLPWAVSAHPKRREEDVRPIFWASRPKSYIYRTQEWDEFPNGRWGNSSSPAFGELKDYYLFYLTSKSPREELLKMWGEELTGEESVFEVFACYLSGEPNQNGYKVTCLPWNDEPLAAETSLMKEELLRVNRQGILTINSQPNINGKPSSDPIVGWGPSGGYVFQKAYLEFFTSRETVGALLQVLKKYELRVNYHIVDVKGENITNAPELQPNAVTWGIFPGREIIQPTVVDPVSFMFWKDEAFALWIEQWGKLYEEESPSRMIIQYIHDNYFLVNLVDNEFPLDNCLWQVVEDTFELLNRPGPEQETETL, encoded by the exons ATGGACCATCCAACACCCAAGGTCCTCCTAGCCAGGCCCCGCTGCCCCTCCCTACGAATGTGGGCTTTGGAGGCCAACAGCGGGAGGTTCTCAGTGCCACCCTCCATCAG CATCTCTCACTTGACCCTGCCACTCCGGGTCCTGGCTGCCTGCCCTCTGACGCTCCTGCCCTCCACCCCGTGCAGCAGGAACCCGGCCATGGTGAACGAACCCAGAGGGGATGGTGGCCCCACATCCCGCTCGGAGGGCAGCAGCAGTGGCAGCGAGAGCTCCAAGGATAGTTCGAGATGTTCCACGCCGGGGCTGGACCCCGAGCGCCACGACAGACTCAGGGAGAAGATGAGGCGGAGGATGGAATCTGGTGACAAGTGGTTCTCCCTAGAATTCTTCCCTCCTCGGACCGCTCAGGGGGCCGTCAATCTCATCTCGAG GTTTGATCGGATGGGGGCAGGTGGCCCCCTCTTCATAGATGTGACCTGGCACCCGGCAGGGGATCCCGGCTCAGACAAGGAGACCTCCTCCATGGTGATCGCCAGCACCGCCGTGAACTACTGTGGCCTGGAGACCATCCTGCACATGACCTGCTGCTGTCAGAGCCGGGAACAGATCACAGGCTATCTGCACAAGGCCAAGCGGCTGGGCCTGAAGAACATCTTGGCGTTGAGGGGAG ACCCCGTGGGTGACcagtgggaagaggaggaaggaggcttCAGCTATGCTGCAGACTTGGTGAGGCACATCCGAAGCGAGTTTGGAGACTACTTTGACGTCTGTGTGGCAG GTTACCCCAAAGGCCACCCCGACGCAGGGAGCTTTGAGGCCGACCTGAAGTACTTGAAGGAGAAGGTATCCGCAGGAGCCGACTTCATCATCACCCAGCTTTTCTTTGAGGCTGACACATTCTTCCACTTTGTTAAGGCTTGCAGCGAGATAGGCATTACCTGCCCCATCCTCCCCGGAATCTTTCCTATCCAG GGCTACCACTCCCTTCGGCAGCTTGTGAAACTGTCCAAGCTGGAGGTACCGCAGCAGATCAAGGACGTGATCGAGCCAATCAAAGACAATGACGCTGCCATCCGCAACTATGGCATCGAGCAGGCTGTGAGCCTGTGCCAGGAGCTTCTGACCAGTGGCTTGGTGCCAGGCCTTCACTTCTACACCCTCAACCGCGAGATGGCCACCACAGAGGTGCTGAAGCGCCTGGGCATGTGGATTGAGGACCCCAG GCGTCCCCTGCCCTGGGCCGTCAGTGCCCACCCCAAGCGCCGGGAGGAGGACGTGCGTCCCATCTTCTGGGCCTCCAGACCAAAGAGTTACATCTACCGCACCCAGGAGTGGGACGAGTTCCCCAACGGCCGCTG GGGCAATTCCTCCTCTCCAGCCTTCGGGGAGCTGAAGGACTACTATCTCTTCTACCTGACGAGCAAGTCCCCGAGGGAGGAGCTGCTGAAGATGTGGGGGGAGGAGCTGACCGGGGAAGAAAGCGTCTTTGAAGTCTTTGCCTGCTACCTCTCGGGAGAGCCCAACCAGAATGGCTATAAG GTGACTTGCCTGCCCTGGAATGACGAGCCCTTGGCGGCCGAGACCAGCCTGATGAAGGAGGAGCTGCTTCGAGTGAACCGGCAGGGCATCCTCACCATCAACTCCCAGCCCAACATCAACGGGAAGCCATCCTCCGACCCCATTGTGGGCTGGGGCCCCAGTGGGGGCTATGTCTTCCAGAAG GCCTACTTGGAGTTCTTTACTTCCCGTGAGACGGTGGGGGCGCTTCTGCAGGTGCTGAAGAAGTACGAGCTCCGGGTTAATTACCACATCGTGGACGTGAAG ggTGAAAACATCACCAATGCCCCCGAGCTGCAGCCCAATGCAGTCACTTGGGGCATCTTCCCTGGGCGAGAAATCATCCAGCCTACAGTGGTGGATCCTGTCAGCTTCATGTTCTGGAAG GATGAAGCCTTTGCCCTGTGGATCGAGCAGTGGGGCAAGCTGTACGAGGAGGAGTCTCCGTCCCGCATGATCATCCAGTACATCCACGACAACTACTTCCTGGTCAACCTGGTAGATAACGAGTTTCCGCTGGACAACTGCCTGTGGCAAGTGGTAGAAGACACGTTTGAGCTGCTCAACAGACCCGGgccagagcaggagacagagacccTGTGA